The Balearica regulorum gibbericeps isolate bBalReg1 chromosome 5, bBalReg1.pri, whole genome shotgun sequence genome window below encodes:
- the AHSA1 gene encoding activator of 90 kDa heat shock protein ATPase homolog 1, which produces MAKWGEGDPRWIVEQRADATNVNNWHWTERDASNWSTERLKTLLLPVRVESEEGACEVTEVSKLDGEASINNRKGKLIFFYEWAIKLAWTGTSKTGVKYKGYVEIPNLSDENDIDEVEIHVSLAKDEPDTNLKTLMKQEGTKKIRDAMKTYISTLKTEFTQGMILPTVNGEHVETTPQAAPKAEDRKTAAGSNTATSQSKSIGVKIPTCKISLKDTFLTSPEELYRVFITQEMVQAFTHAQAALEADKGGKFQLLDGSVTGEFIDLVPEKQLVMKWRFKSWPAGHFATITLNFTDKGGETEVCLEGKGIPASEEERTKQGWQRYYFEGIKQTFGYGARLF; this is translated from the exons ATGGCCAAGTGGGGTGAGGGAGACCCGCGCTGGATCGTCGAGCAGCGGGCGGACGCCACCAACGTCAACAACTGGCACTG GACGGAGCGAGATGCCTCTAACTGGTCCACAGAACGGCTGAAaactctcctcctgcctgtgaGGGTGGAGAGTGAAGAAGGGGCTTGTGAGGTGACAGAAGTGAGCAAACTGGATGGAGAGGCCTCCATTAACAACCGCAAAGGGAAACTTATCTTCTTCTATGAGTGGGCTATCAAGCTGGCATGGACTG GTACATCAAAGACAGGAGTGAAATACAAAGGTTATGTGGAGATTCCTAATCTCTCAGATGAAAATGACATTGATGAAGTTGAG ATCCATGTCAGCCTTGCTAAAGATGAACCTGACACTAACTTGAAGACCCTGATGAAGCAAGAGggtacaaaaaaaattagagatgCAATGAAAACTTACATCAGCACTCTCAAAACAG aatTCACCCAGGGCATGATTTTGCCCACAGTGAATGGTGAGCATGTGGAAACAACACCTCAAGCGGCTCCTAAAGCAGAAGACCGCAAG ACGGCTGCTGGCAGCAATACTGCCACATCACAGTCCAAATCCATAGGAGTCAAGATCCCTACATGTAAGATCAGCTTGAAGGACACCTTCTTAACATCTCCTGAGGAGCTCTACCGGGTATTCATTACTCAAGAG ATGGTCCAAGCTTTCACCCACGCACAAGCTGCCTTGGAGGCTGATAAAGGAGGCAAGTTTCAGTTGCTGGATGGCAGCGTCACGGGAGAGTTTATTGACCTA GTCCCTGAGAAGCAACTTGTTATGAAATGGAGATTTAAATCTTGGCCAGCTG GGCACTTTGCAACAATTACCTTGAACTTCACCGACAAAGGTGGTGAGACAGAGGTGTGCTTGGAAGGCAAGGGCAttcctgccagtgaggaggaaAGAACAAAGCAAGGCTGGCAGCGCTACTACTTCGAGGGCATTAAACAGACATTTGGCTATGGTGCCCGCTTGTTTTAA
- the VIPAS39 gene encoding spermatogenesis-defective protein 39 homolog, protein MSRARADEEEYWHSSKFRAFTFDDEDDELSQLKESKRAVNSLRDIVDDDDDDDLERVSWSGEPVGSISWSIKETASSSTSSLEGRDSSLQKGSSSYAAFPKQVSSYSLSSLFKGRNKLPSFQSLSDALSDTGVKNYAPELRRPKTEYKDYSSDWSPKDTVRRMQRGKVCSLERFRSLQDKLVLLDEAVAGHDGNVITAVLIFLKRTLRREILFRELEVRQVALCHLIHFLKETGEQKLLLDLLRFLDRTEEVALSQYREHLNIQDVEKRREFLKVCIGLPFSAEDTSHIQDHYTLLERQIIIEANDRHLETAGQSEIFRKYPRKASILNMPLVTTLFYSCFYHYTEAEGTFSSPTNLKKTFKIPDKQYVLTALAARAKLRAWDDVDALFTTKNWLGYTKKKAPIGFHRVVEILQRNNAPVQVLQEYVRLVEDVETRLNLATKYKCHDVVIETYRDLKDRIQLTAYKCKVERGSAEEEKINSILSNMQIRWKN, encoded by the exons ATGAGCAGGGCAAGGGCGGACGAGGAGGAGTACTGGCACAGCTCCAAGTTCCGGGCCTTCACCTTTGACGACGAGGACGATGAGCTCTCACAG TTAAAGGAATCCAAACGGGCAGTGAACAGCCTTCGGGATATCGtcgatgatgatgatgatgacgaccTTGAGAGGGTCAGCTGGAGCGGAGAACCTGTGGGAA GTATCTCCTGGTCAATCAAAGAGacagcctccagcagcactAGCTCACTGGAGGGCCGAGACTCCAGCCTACAGAAGGGCTCTTCCTCCTATGCTGCTTTTCCCAAGCAAGTTTCCTCCTACTCCCTAAGCAGCCTATTCAAAG gACGAAACAAACTTCCAAGTTTCCAGTCCCTTTCAGATG CCCTCTCTGACACAGGAGTTAAAAACTACGCTCCAGAGCTGCGCAGACCAAAAACTGAGTACAAG GATTACAGCAGTGATTGGAGTCCCAAAGATACAGTCAGGCGAATGCAGAGGGGCAAG GTCTGCTCTCTAGAGAGATTTCGCTCCCTGCAGGACAAGCTGGTGCTCTTGGATGAAGCTGTGGCAGGGCATGATGGGAATGTCATTACAGCT GTCCTGATATTCCTGAAACGGACGCTAAGGAGAG AGATCTTGTTTCGGGAGCTGGAGGTGCGGCAGGTGGCCTTGTGTCATCTGATCCATTTCCTCAAAGAGACTGGTGAGCAGAAGTTGCTTCTGGATCTACTCAG GTTCCTAGACAGGACTGAGGAAGTTGCT ctgTCCCAGTACCGGGAGCATTTGAACATCCAGGATGTagaaaaaaggagggaatttCTGAAAGTCTGCATTGG GCTGCCATTTTCAGCTGAGGATACCTCCCACATCCAAGACCATTATACCCTGCTGGAGCGACAGATCATCATTGAG GCCAATGACCGGCACTTGGAGACAGCTGGGCAGTCAGAGATATTTCGGAAATATCCTCGCAAGGCTTCAATTCTCAACATGCCACTAGTGACCACCCTCTTCTATTCCTGTTTCTACCACTACACAGAGGCTGAG GGAACGTTCAGCAGCCCGACCAacctgaagaaaacatttaaa ATTCCTGATAAGCAGTATGTGCTGACTGCCCTGGCTGCCCGTGCCAAGCTGCGAGCCTGGGATGATGTGGATGCCCTCTTCACCACCAAG AACTGGCTGGGCTACACCAAGAAGAAGGCACCTATTGGCTTCCACCGGGTGGTGGAGATCTTGCAGAGGAACAATGCTCCTGTGCAG GTGCTGCAGGAGTACGTGCGCCTGGTGGAGGATGTGGAGACACGGTTGAACCTCGCCACCAAGTACAAGTGCCATGATGTTGTCATTGAG ACGTACAGGGATCTAAAGGATCGCATCCAGCTGACAGCGTATAAATGCAAGGTGGAGCGAGGGTctgcagaagaagagaagaTAAACAGCATTCTCAGCAACATG CAAATCCGATGGAAGAACTGA
- the NOXRED1 gene encoding LOW QUALITY PROTEIN: NADP-dependent oxidoreductase domain-containing protein 1 (The sequence of the model RefSeq protein was modified relative to this genomic sequence to represent the inferred CDS: inserted 4 bases in 3 codons; deleted 1 base in 1 codon; substituted 3 bases at 3 genomic stop codons), which produces MGSLPVPATASGDMNQDRPEQALMYLTRHHEGLAVNKCAQAVIFCKLLHDYRCCVVADGEIGHVEMNVSYERIDSKPATVLSRGNSAASAQRWWSVTCAGSVGSRVPFSLLIAAALQKQGLACFYNNNQLVAWVDIVFLCCLPSHMSSICSVVRPAIQKPCIVYSLITAIPLLRLQQLLCCSATVRPQYQRSAPELSTGHGAKGXPAVLPDPAAVQAPCPCSSRGKIRVNAEWLVAIFYAVLNSSTXQSLTRRHRNYSVTWFPEHCXLCAEQKTSCPQFVCKSFVSKGFVSSVTQEETFPLFDLTAAQXRESPFSQLLEKSELVQCHLALLYQASFGDRSTKQCGLISTKTSLTSAVAESGTTLDKSSPFXTAASDIFXEIPEETTDYDSKSS; this is translated from the exons ATGGGCTCACTGCCAGTGCCTGCCACAGCATCGGGGGACATGAACCAGGACAGACCTGAGCAG GCCTTGATGTATCTGACAAGGCACCATGAGGGGCTGGCAGTGAACAAGTGTGCCCAAGCTGTCATCTTCTGCAAACTTCTCCACGACTACAG GTGCTGTGTGGTGGCTGATGGTGAAATCGGCCATGTAGAAATGAATGTATCCTATGAAAGAATTGATTCTAAACCAGCAACAGTCCTG AGCAGAGGTAACAGTGCTGCCAGTGCCCAGAGGTGGTGGTCGGTCACCTGTGCTGGTTCTGTGGGCTCTCGTGTCCCTTTCTCCTTGCTTAtcgcagcagccctgcagaagcAGGGACTCGCGTGCTTTTACAACAACAATCAGCTGGTGGCCTGGGTGGACATCGTgttcctctgctgcctt ccctcGCACATGTCGTCCATCTGCTCTGTCGTTCGGCCTGCCATCCAGAAACCCTGCATTGTGTACAGCCTCATCACTGCCATCCCTCTTCTCAG GTTGCAGCAACTCCTTTGCTGCAGTGCCACCGTGAGGCCGCAGTACCAGCGCTCTGCCCCGGAGCTATCGACGGGGCACGGGGCGAAGGG CCCAGCGGTGCTGCCAGaccctgctgctgtgcaggcacCGTGTCCCTGCAGCTCCCGAG GGAAAATAAGAGTCAACGCTGAATGGCTGGTGGCCATTTTCTATGCAGTCCTGAACAGCAGCACATAGCAGAGCCTCACCAGAAGGCACCGAAATTACTCAGTGACCTGGTTTCCTGAACACT CCCtctgtgcagagcagaaaaCTTCCTGCCCACAGTTTGTGTGCAAGAGTTTTGTCAGCAAAGGTTTTGTCTCTTCAGTGACTCAAGAGGA aaCCTTCCCTTTGTTTGACCTGACAGCTGCAC CTAGAGAGTCTCCCTTTAGTCAGCTGCTAGAAAAGAGTGAGCTTGTCCAGTGCCATCTTGCTCTACTATACCAGGCATCCTTTGGAGACAGATCTACAAAGCAATGTGGGCTGATCAGCACCAAGACATCTCTTACTTCAGCTGTAGCAGAGTCTGGCACGACGCTGGACAAGTCGTCTCCATTCTAGACAGCTGCTTCCGACATTTTCTGAGAAATTCCAGAGGAAACTACTGACTATGATTCTAAATCCTCATAA